A genomic region of Megalobrama amblycephala isolate DHTTF-2021 linkage group LG6, ASM1881202v1, whole genome shotgun sequence contains the following coding sequences:
- the dip2a gene encoding disco-interacting protein 2 homolog A isoform X4: MAERSSTGLLMMMLDPSPAIAMTLPAEVREKLAELELELSEGDITQKGYEKKRGKLLAPYIPQIQDTSSASEDEGSLRRQGRIASSSPYQAHPSVEHWFNRVIQGSSTSSSASSTSSHPGGRAHHATNTTSASAATVLADLMAHTQLDNHSAPPDVTGLSERSVHAERPQVASVRGLPRGYTHTSVLETADGTDRGDEEATDGVPVNSRVSSKIQQLLNTLKRPKRPPLREFFVDDFEELLDVQHPDPNQPKPEGGEMRALNGEPLGVVTNWPPSLLASLQRWGTTHPKSPCLTALDNAGKPVYTLTYGKLWTRSQKLAYTLLNKLSTRNEPLLRPGDRVALVFPNNDPVMFMVAFYGCLLAELVPVPIEVPLTRKDAGSQQVGFLLGSCGVTLALTTDACQKGLPKAQTGEVVTFKGWPRLLWFVTDGKHVVKPPKDWHPPLRDASNEIAYIEYKTSKEGSTMGITVSHSAMLSHSHALTQACGYTEGEIITNVLDFKRDAGLWHGVLTSVMNRMHVISIPYSLMKVNPLSWIQKVHTYKARVAVVKSRDMHWSLLAQRDQRDISLSSLRMLIVADGANPWSISSCDAFLNVFQARGLRPEVICPCASSSEAMTVAIRRPPEMGVPPPGKAVLSMSGLSYGVIRVDTEEKLSVLTVQDVGQVMPGALVCVIRLEGTPYLCRMDEVGEICVSSSSTGISYYGLPGMTKNVFETIPVTSSGAPISDRPFTRTSLLGFIGPDNLVFVVGKMDGLMVVSGRRHNADDVVATALAVEPMKFVYRGRIAVFSVSVLHDERIVVVAEQRPDASEEDSFQWMSRVLQAIDSIHQVGVYCLALVPANTLPKAPLGGIHISETKQRFLEGALHPCNVLMCPHTCVTNLPKPRQKQPGTEVGPASMIVGNLVAGKRIAQACGRDVSQLEDHDQFLYMQDVLQWRAQATPDHPLFLLLNAKGTVANTASCVQLHKRAERVAVALMERGRLNAGDHVALVYPPGIDLIATFYGCLYAGCVPVTVRPPHPQNLTTTLPTVKMIVEVSKSVCILTTQAIMKLLKSKEAAAAVDIKTWPLILDTDDLPRKRIPQIYKPPTPEMLAYLDFSVSTTGILAGVKMSHAATSALCRSIKLQCELYPSRQIAICLDPYCGLGFALWCLCSVYSGHQSILVPPLELETNASLWLSAVSQYKVRVTFCSYSVMEMCTKGLGSQTEALRLRNVNLSCVRTCMVVAEERPRIALTQSFSKIFKDLGLSTRAVSTTFGCRVNVAICLQGTSGPDPTTVYLDMRALRHDRVRLVERGSPHSLPLMESGKILPGVKVIIANTETKGPLGDSHLGEIWVSSPHNATGYYTVYGEEALHADHFSTRLSFGDTQTVWARTGYLGFLRRTELTDASGERHDALYVVGSLDETLELRGMRYHPIDIETSVIRSHKSIAECAVFTWTNLLVVVVELEGSEQEALDLVALVTNVVLEEHYLIVGVVVVVDPGVIPINSRGEKQRMHLRDGFLADQLDPIYVAYNM, from the exons ACACTTCCTCGGCATCAGAAGACGAGGGCTCGCTGCGCCGGCAGGGACGGATCGCCTCCTCGTCTCCGTACCAGGCGCACCCGAGCGTGGAGCACTGGTTTAACAGAGTCATCCAGGGCTCGTCCACCTCATCGTCCGCCTCGTCCACCTCATCCCACCCCGGAGGAAGAGCCCATCACGCCACGAACACCACCTCTGCTTCAGCGGCGACCGTGCTGGCCGACCTCATGGCTCACACACAGCTAG ACAACCACAGCGCGCCGCCGGATGTGACAGGCCTGTCGGAGCGCTCGGTGCATGCGGAGCGTCCACAGGTGGCATCGGTGCGAGGGCTTCCACGCGGATACACACACACCAGCGTCTTGGAGACCGCCGACG GCACTGACAGGGGAGATGAGGAGGCCACGGATG GCGTTCCAGTCAACAGTCGAGTGTCCTCCAAGATTCAGCAGCTCCTAAACACTCTGAAAAGACCAAAGAGACCCCCTTTACGAGAGTTCTTTGTTGATGATTTCGAGGAACTTTTGGACG TCCAGCATCCAGACCCGAACCAGCCCAAGCCTGAGGGGGGTGAGATGAGAGCCCTGAACGGGGAGCCGCTAGGTGTGGTCACTAACTGGCCTCCGTCATTACTGGCCTCTTTACAGCGCTGGGGGACCACACATCCCAAGAGCCCCTGCCTCACAGCACTGGACAACGCTGGCAAACCCGTCTACACACTGACATACG GGAAGTTGTGGACGCGGAGTCAGAAACTTGCATATACGCTGCTGAACAAACTGAGCACCAGGAATGAACCACTGCTGCGGCCTGGAGACCGA GTTGCACTTGTGTTCCCCAACAATGATCCGGTGATGTTCATGGTGGCGTTTTATGGATGCCTGCTGGCAGAGCTGGTGCCTGTGCCCATAGAGGTGCCACTCACTCGAAAG GATGCAGGCAGTCAGCAGGTGGGCTTTCTGTTGGGCAGCTGTGGGGTCACTCTTGCCCTGACCACTGATGCCTGTCAGAAGGGTCTGCCCAAAGCACAGACCGGAGAAGTTGTAACTTTTAAAG GCTGGCCACGACTGCTGTGGTTTGTTACGGATGGAAAGCATGTTGTGAAGCCTCCTAAAGACTGGCATCCTCCACTGAGAGACGCTAGCAATGAGATCGCATACATAGAG TATAAGACCAGTAAAGAGGGCAGTACCATGGGCATCACCGTGTCTCACTCGGCTATGTTGTCTCACAGTCATGCGCTCACACAGGCCTGTGGCTACACAGAGG GTGAGATTATAACAAATGTCTTGGACTTCAAACGAGACGCTGGTCTGTGGCACGGGGTCCTCACG AGTGTGATGAACCGAATGCACGTGATCAGCATTCCCTACTCGCTGATGAAGGTCAACCCTCTCTCCTGGATACAGAAAGTCCACACCTATAAAG CGCGTGTTGCAGTGGTTAAATCCAGGGACATGCACTGGTCACTTTTAGCCCAGCGGGATCAGAGAGACATCAGTCTCAGTTCCCTCCGCATGCTCATCGTTGCTGACGGAGCCAATCCCT GGTCTATTTCGTCTTGCGATGCCTTCCTCAACGTCTTTCAGGCCCGTGGACTGCGGCCAGAGGTGATCTGCCCATGTGCAAGTTCCTCCGAGGCCATGACCGTCGCCATCCGCAG GCCTCCAGAGATGGGCGTTCCTCCTCCGGGTAAGGCGGTGCTGTCCATGAGCGGTCTGAGTTACGGGGTGATCCGAGTTGACACAGAGGAGAAGCTCTCCGTTCTCACTGTCCAGGATGTAGGACAGGTCATGCCTGGAG CGCTGGTGTGTGTGATTCGGCTGGAGGGCACGCCGTACCTGTGTCGAATGGATGAGGTGGGAGAAATCTGCGTGAGCTCCAGCAGTACAGGAATCTCCTACTATGGTCTGCCAGGAATGACAAAGAATGTCTTTGAG ACCATTCCAGTCACATCATCAGGAGCTCCCATCAGTGACAGACCCTTCACACGCACTTCTCTCCTGGGCTTCATCGGGCCG GATAATCTGGTGTTTGTGGTGGGAAAGATGGATGGACTGATGGTGGTGAGTGGACGGAGACATAACGCAGATGACGTGGTGGCAACAGCTCTGGCGGTGGAGCCCATGAAGTTTGTGTATAGAGGAAG GATTGCGGTTTTCTCTGTGTCGGTGCTGCACGATGAACGCATTGTTGTGGTGGCGGAACAGAGACCAGACGCTTCAGAGGAGGACAGCTTTCAGTGGATGAGTCGAGTGCTACAG GCCATCGACAGCATCCATCAGGTAGGAGTGTACTGTCTGGCTCTGGTTCCAGCTAACACACTCCCCAAAGCTCCTCTGGGCGGCATCCACATCTCAGAGACCAAACAGCGCTTCCTGGAGGGAGCCCTGCACCCCTGCAACGTCCTCATGTGCCCTCACACCTGCGTCACCAACCTGCCCAAGCCGAGACAGAAGCAGCCGGGTACAG AGGTGGGTCCTGCTTCCATGATAGTCGGGAACCTAGTGGCGGGAAAGAGAATTGCACAGGCCTGTGGGAGAGATGTATCACAGCTGGAAGACCATGATCAG TTCCTGTATATGCAGGATGTTCTGCAGTGGAGGGCTCAGGCCACTCCAGATCACCCTCTGTTTCTGCTGCTCAACGCCAAG GGCACTGTGGCCAACACAGCGTCTTGTGTTCAGCTGCACAAGCGTGCAGAGCGTGTGGCGGTGGCGCTGATGGAAAGAGGCCGGCTTAACGCTGGAGACCATGTAGCACTCGTTTATCCTCCTG GTATCGATCTGATCGCCACTTTCTATGGCTGCCTGTACGCCGGCTGCGTTCCAGTCACCGTCAGGCCTCCACACCCACAGAACTTAACCACAACCCTGCCCACCGTCAAGATGATTGTTGAG GTCAGTAAGTCTGTATGTATTCTGACAACACAAGCAATAATGAAACTACTGAAATCCAAAGAGGCAGCGGCTGCTGTGGACATTAAAACATGGCCGCTGATACTGGACACAG ATGATCTCCCAAGAAAGAGGATTCCTCAGATCTACAAACCTCCCACCCCAGAGATGCTCGCCTACCTGGACTTCAGTGTGTCCACCACAGGAATCCTCGCTGGGGTCAAG ATGTCCCATGCCGCCACCAGTGCCTTGTGTCGCTCTATTAAGCTGCAGTGTGAGCTGTACCCGTCTCGACAGATCGCCATCTGCCTGGACCCCTACTGTGGCCTGGGCTTTGCCCTCTGGTGTCTCTGCAG TGTGTACTCAGGCCATCAGTCTATTCTGGTTCCTCCTCTGGAGCTGGAGACCAATGCGTCTCTGTGGCTGTCTGCGGTCAGTCAGTATAAAGTACGAGTGACGTTCTGTTCGTATTCTGTGATGGAGATGTGCACCAAAGGCCTGGGCTCCCAGACTGAAGCTCTGCGG TTACGGAACGTGAATCTGTCGTGTGTACGGACCTGTATGGTGGTGGCCGAGGAACGTCCTCGCATCGCACTTACTCAGTCCTTCTCCAAGATCTTCAAAGACCTGGGGCTCTCGACACGGGCTGTCAGCACCACCTTCGGCTGCAGGGTCAATGTGGCCATTTGTCTTCAG GGCACCTCTGGGCCGGACCCCACCACAGTATATCTAGACATGAGGGCCCTGCGGCATGACAG AGTTCGATTAGTCGAGAGAGGCTCACCACACAGTCTGCCACTGATGGAATCTGGGAAG attctgCCTGGGGTGAAGGTTATAATTGCCAACACAGAGACCAAAGGACCTCTAGGAGATTCTCATCTGGGAGAA ATCTGGGTGAGCAGCCCCCATAATGCCACAGGATACTATACGGTTTATGGTGAGGAGGCGTTGCACGCAGACCACTTCAGCACCAGATTGAGCTTCGGTGACACGCAGACGGTCTGGGCTCGCACCGGATACCTCGGCTTCCTGCGGCGCACAGAACTCACAGATGCCAGTGGAG AGAGGCATGATGCCTTGTACGTGGTTGGATCTCTGGATGAGACTCTAGAGCTGCGGGGAATGCGTTACCATCCCATTGATATTGAAACGTCTGTGATAAGATCACACAAGAGCATTGCAGAGTG TGCTGTGTTCACATGGACTAATCTACTGGTGGTGGTCGTGGAGCTTGAAGGGTCAGAACAGGAAGCCCTGGATCTTGTTGCCCTGGTGACCAACGTGGTTCTGGAAGAGCACTATCTCATAGTAGGGGTTGTTGTGGTAGTGGACCCTGGAGTCATTCCTATCAACTCCAGAGGGGAGAAGCAGCGGATGCACTTGCGGGACGGCTTCCTCGCTGACCAGCTGGATCCCATATACGTGGCCTACAACATGTGA